One genomic region from Amaranthus tricolor cultivar Red isolate AtriRed21 chromosome 12, ASM2621246v1, whole genome shotgun sequence encodes:
- the LOC130828395 gene encoding uncharacterized protein LOC130828395, whose protein sequence is MALIFDMSLVDVLIHLSCFLVVQALVYLILSNSSNLFSKDKTLKSLSFKRARSSSVRHLLSLISDVPSGSTPTGLASPVNLKYEDENRGFNGY, encoded by the coding sequence ATGGCTTTAATTTTTGACATGTCTTTAGTTGATGTTTTGATCCACTTATCTTGCTTTTTGGTTGTTCAAGCTcttgtttatttgattttgagCAACTCTTCTAATCTTTTCTCTAAGGATAAGACTTTGAAATCATTAAGCTTTAAACGAGCTCGGTCGAGTAGTGTTCGTCATCTTCTTTCTCTTATTTCTGATGTTCCATCTGGATCTACTCCGACAGGGTTAGCATCTCCTGTAAATCTTAAGTATGAGGATGAAAATAGGGGCTTCAATGGTTATTAG